The proteins below are encoded in one region of Marinobacter sp. F4206:
- the urtA gene encoding urea ABC transporter substrate-binding protein: MSIKKHVKLGLSALALSISFNSVAAEDPIKVGILHSLSGTMAISESTLKDTMLMLIEKQNEAGGVLGRQLEPVVVDPASNWPLFAEKARELLAKEEVDVIFGNWTSVSRKSVLPVVEELNGLLFYPVQYEGEESSENVFYTGAAPNQQAIPAVDYLMNDIGVERWVLAGTDYVYPRTTNKILETYLKDKGVAADDIMINYTPFGHSNWQSIVSDIKKFGSAGKKTAVVSTINGDANVPFYRELGNQGIDAADIPVVAFSVGEQELSGIDTGPLVGHLAAWNYFMSVDSDANYDFIDAWVEYTGQEDAVTNDPMEAHYIGFNMYVEAVKKAGTVDVDAVKDAIIGVSVPNLTGGYATMMPNHHITKPVLIGEIQDNGQFSVVWETPSTVAGDAWSDFLPGSKDLISDWRKPLFCGNFNVVSGTCGGKAEVASE; this comes from the coding sequence ATGAGCATCAAAAAACACGTGAAACTGGGTCTCTCTGCACTGGCGCTTTCCATCTCCTTTAACTCCGTTGCTGCGGAAGATCCCATCAAGGTCGGTATCCTGCATTCCCTCTCCGGCACCATGGCCATCAGTGAGTCCACCCTGAAAGACACCATGCTGATGCTGATCGAAAAACAGAACGAAGCCGGCGGCGTATTGGGCCGTCAGCTGGAGCCGGTGGTGGTTGACCCGGCTTCGAACTGGCCGCTGTTTGCCGAGAAAGCCCGCGAGCTTCTGGCGAAAGAAGAAGTGGACGTGATCTTTGGCAACTGGACCTCGGTATCCCGCAAGTCCGTACTGCCGGTGGTGGAAGAGCTGAACGGCCTTCTGTTCTACCCGGTCCAGTACGAGGGTGAAGAATCCTCCGAGAACGTTTTCTACACTGGTGCCGCGCCCAACCAGCAGGCCATTCCGGCGGTGGATTACCTGATGAACGACATCGGCGTTGAGCGCTGGGTACTGGCCGGTACCGACTACGTCTACCCGCGCACCACCAACAAGATCCTCGAGACCTACCTCAAGGACAAGGGCGTGGCCGCCGACGACATCATGATCAACTACACGCCGTTCGGTCACTCCAACTGGCAGTCCATCGTGTCCGACATCAAGAAGTTCGGCAGCGCCGGCAAGAAGACCGCCGTGGTCTCCACCATCAACGGTGATGCCAACGTGCCGTTCTACCGCGAGCTGGGTAACCAGGGCATCGATGCCGCCGACATCCCGGTGGTGGCCTTCTCCGTGGGTGAGCAGGAGCTGTCCGGTATCGACACCGGTCCTCTGGTTGGCCACCTGGCCGCCTGGAACTACTTCATGAGCGTGGATTCCGACGCCAACTACGACTTCATCGATGCCTGGGTTGAGTACACCGGCCAGGAAGATGCCGTCACCAACGATCCGATGGAAGCGCACTACATTGGCTTCAACATGTACGTCGAGGCGGTCAAGAAAGCCGGAACGGTCGATGTGGACGCGGTGAAAGATGCCATCATCGGTGTGAGCGTGCCCAACCTCACCGGCGGCTACGCCACCATGATGCCCAACCACCACATCACCAAGCCGGTGCTGATTGGCGAGATCCAGGACAACGGTCAGTTCTCCGTGGTCTGGGAGACCCCGTCCACCGTGGCTGGCGATGCCTGGTCTGACTTCCTGCCGGGTTCCAAGGACCTGATCAGTGACTGGCGCAAGCCGCTGTTCTGCGGAAACTTCAACGTGGTTTCCGGTACCTGTGGCGGCAAGGCAGAAGTTGCTTCCGAGTAA
- the urtE gene encoding urea ABC transporter ATP-binding subunit UrtE: protein MLKIDKLNQFYGESHTLWDLDLDVPQGQCTCVMGRNGVGKTTLMKCIMGEETVKSGSIEFGQDVELTKKKIEDRSRLGIGYVPQGRQIFPLLTVEENLRTGLAVRADGSKKIPERVYELFPVLKEMRHRRGGDLSGGQQQQLAIGRALVIEPRLLILDEPGEGIQPNIVAQIGEVIQRLIQEDGLTVLLVEQKLPFARKYADRFAILDRGRRVAEGEIAELTDDLIKKHLTV, encoded by the coding sequence ATGCTGAAGATCGACAAACTGAACCAGTTCTACGGCGAAAGCCACACCCTCTGGGATCTGGACCTGGACGTGCCCCAGGGCCAGTGCACCTGCGTGATGGGCCGCAACGGCGTGGGCAAGACCACCCTGATGAAATGCATCATGGGTGAGGAAACCGTAAAAAGCGGCTCCATCGAATTCGGCCAGGACGTGGAACTGACCAAAAAGAAAATCGAAGACCGCTCCCGCCTCGGCATCGGCTACGTGCCCCAGGGCCGGCAGATCTTCCCGCTGCTGACCGTGGAAGAAAACCTGCGCACCGGCCTGGCCGTGCGCGCCGACGGCAGCAAGAAAATCCCCGAGCGGGTCTACGAACTCTTCCCGGTGCTCAAAGAAATGCGCCACCGCCGGGGCGGCGACCTCTCCGGCGGCCAGCAACAGCAACTGGCCATCGGCCGGGCGCTGGTGATCGAACCGCGCCTGCTGATTCTGGATGAGCCGGGCGAGGGCATCCAGCCCAACATCGTGGCCCAGATTGGCGAGGTCATTCAGCGGCTGATCCAGGAAGACGGCCTCACCGTGTTGCTGGTGGAACAGAAGCTCCCGTTCGCCCGCAAGTACGCCGACCGCTTCGCCATCCTCGACCGCGGCCGCCGCGTCGCCGAGGGTGAAATCGCGGAACTGACCGATGACCTGATCAAGAAGCACCTGACGGTATGA
- a CDS encoding GntR family transcriptional regulator — translation MGEQPSRRKASMSDQVYDSLKTDIFEFRLLPGDKFSEGDIATRLRASRTPVREALYRLQREGYVEVMFRSGWQVKPLDSELIEELYDLRITLEKAAIDKLCAQAEQPQVLRALTAIWNPDHPSERAVGSTLRALDESFHCDLVAAAGNREMTRIHQEITDRLRIIRRLDFTREDRMNDTYAEHAAILEALRNDRPQAAKERLSQHIRSSQRAVREITMERIREAAAEHRRGDAISPRGA, via the coding sequence ATGGGTGAACAACCCTCCCGCAGAAAGGCGAGCATGTCGGACCAGGTGTACGACAGCCTGAAAACCGACATCTTCGAATTTCGCCTGCTGCCCGGCGACAAATTCAGCGAGGGTGATATCGCAACCCGGCTGCGTGCCAGCCGGACACCGGTTCGGGAAGCGCTGTACCGGCTTCAGCGGGAGGGCTACGTTGAGGTGATGTTTCGCAGCGGCTGGCAGGTAAAGCCACTGGATTCCGAGCTGATCGAAGAGCTCTACGATCTGCGCATCACCCTGGAAAAAGCCGCCATCGACAAACTCTGTGCCCAGGCCGAACAACCCCAGGTGCTGCGTGCACTGACCGCCATCTGGAACCCGGACCACCCCTCCGAGCGCGCGGTGGGTAGCACCCTGCGGGCGCTGGATGAAAGCTTCCACTGTGACCTGGTGGCTGCCGCCGGAAACCGGGAGATGACCCGCATCCATCAGGAAATCACCGACCGCCTGCGCATCATCCGGCGGCTGGATTTCACCCGTGAAGACCGAATGAACGACACCTATGCCGAACACGCGGCCATTCTGGAGGCGCTCCGAAATGACCGGCCTCAGGCGGCCAAGGAACGACTGAGCCAGCATATTCGAAGCAGCCAGCGTGCCGTTCGTGAAATCACCATGGAGCGGATTCGTGAGGCTGCGGCCGAGCACCGGCGTGGCGACGCCATCTCGCCCCGAGGCGCATGA
- the urtC gene encoding urea ABC transporter permease subunit UrtC, translating to MWLTRPLQERSTQIFLGVLFTALVVVSALHVFMPQDSALYVSSYTVTLLGKYLCYALLAVAVDLVWGYLGILSLGHGAFFALGGYAMGMYLMRQIGDRGVYGDPILPDFMVFLNWQELPWYWHGFDMAWFAFVMVLLAPGILALVFGFLAFRSRVTGVYLSIITQALTFALMLAFFRNEMGFGGNNGLTDFKDILGFDLRTDATRLGLFIATGIALAIGYVVCRGIVTSKLGRVSVACRDAEARTRFLGYRVERVQLFVFVVSAMLAGVAGALYVPQVGIINPSEFSPLFSIEIVVWVALGGRATLYGAVIGALLVNYAKTVFTGIMPDAWLFALGGLFVLVTVFLPKGIAGLLFRKKKADDTSHTPAAQESTA from the coding sequence ATGTGGTTAACGAGACCCTTGCAGGAACGGTCCACTCAGATTTTCCTGGGCGTGCTGTTCACCGCCCTGGTCGTTGTAAGTGCGCTGCACGTGTTCATGCCGCAGGACAGCGCCCTGTACGTCAGCTCCTACACGGTCACCCTGCTGGGTAAATACCTGTGTTACGCCCTGCTGGCGGTGGCGGTGGACCTGGTCTGGGGTTACCTCGGTATCCTCAGCCTGGGCCACGGTGCCTTCTTTGCCCTCGGCGGTTACGCCATGGGCATGTATCTGATGCGCCAGATCGGCGATCGCGGCGTCTACGGCGACCCGATCCTGCCGGACTTCATGGTGTTCCTGAACTGGCAGGAGCTGCCCTGGTACTGGCACGGCTTCGACATGGCCTGGTTCGCTTTCGTGATGGTGCTGCTGGCGCCGGGCATCCTGGCCCTGGTGTTCGGCTTCCTGGCCTTCCGCTCGCGGGTCACCGGGGTGTACCTCTCCATCATCACCCAGGCGCTCACCTTTGCGCTGATGCTGGCGTTCTTCCGCAACGAAATGGGCTTTGGCGGCAACAACGGCCTGACCGATTTCAAGGACATCCTCGGCTTTGACCTGCGCACCGACGCCACCCGGCTCGGCCTGTTCATCGCCACGGGCATCGCCCTGGCCATTGGCTACGTGGTTTGCCGGGGCATTGTCACCAGCAAGCTTGGGCGGGTGAGCGTCGCCTGCCGCGATGCCGAGGCCCGTACCCGCTTCCTGGGCTACCGGGTGGAACGGGTGCAGCTGTTCGTGTTCGTGGTCTCCGCCATGCTCGCGGGCGTGGCCGGTGCGCTCTACGTGCCCCAGGTGGGCATCATCAACCCCAGTGAATTCTCGCCGCTGTTCTCCATCGAGATCGTGGTGTGGGTGGCCCTCGGCGGCCGCGCGACCCTGTACGGCGCGGTGATCGGCGCGCTGCTGGTGAACTACGCCAAGACGGTGTTCACCGGCATCATGCCGGACGCCTGGCTGTTCGCCCTCGGCGGCCTGTTCGTACTGGTCACCGTGTTCCTGCCCAAGGGCATCGCCGGCTTGCTGTTCCGTAAAAAGAAAGCCGATGACACCAGCCACACACCCGCCGCGCAGGAGTCCACCGCATGA
- a CDS encoding LutB/LldF family L-lactate oxidation iron-sulfur protein, with product MSETAEHSPHHIDVKEFHPRAQAAIHNPKIRQNFRKAMDGLMTKRKSAFEGWDLETLRDLGANIRLGALANLPDLLEQLEQKLTDNGIKVHWAIDGDEACRIVRDICKARDAKTVIKGKSMVSEEMELNHYLDEQGIEALESDLGEYIVQLAGETPSHIIMPAIHKNTDEISQLLHEKTGTDLSHDVEYLTASARLQLREKFMNADVGVSGVNFAVAETGTLCLVENEGNGRMTTTVPPCHIAVTGIEKVVPNLEDVSGLLALLTRSATGQHITTYFNMISGPRKPGELDGPEEVHVVLVDNGRSSIYQDDELLDTLRCIRCGACMNHCPVYTRVGGHTYGTTYPGPIGSILMPHLIGLDEGQHLPTASSLCGACGEVCPVKIPIPDLLVRLRQESVDGDKLHPAKVRGHGAKRGAMEAMIWKGWSWMHARPGAYRFGTNMAARFRKLQPGQIGGWTQYRTAPKLAPKTLHERLKERGQ from the coding sequence ATGAGCGAGACAGCCGAGCATTCACCCCATCACATTGATGTAAAGGAATTCCATCCCCGCGCCCAGGCGGCGATTCACAACCCGAAAATCCGCCAGAACTTCCGCAAGGCGATGGACGGGCTGATGACCAAGCGCAAGAGTGCGTTCGAAGGCTGGGACCTGGAAACCCTCCGGGATCTGGGTGCCAACATCCGCCTTGGTGCACTTGCGAACCTGCCGGACCTGCTGGAGCAGCTGGAACAAAAGCTGACCGACAATGGCATCAAGGTGCACTGGGCCATTGATGGCGATGAGGCCTGCCGGATCGTGCGCGACATCTGTAAGGCCCGGGACGCCAAGACCGTCATCAAGGGCAAGTCCATGGTCTCGGAGGAAATGGAGCTGAACCATTACCTCGACGAGCAGGGCATCGAAGCTTTGGAATCGGACCTCGGGGAATACATCGTCCAGCTGGCCGGGGAAACGCCGTCGCACATCATCATGCCGGCGATTCACAAGAACACCGATGAAATCTCCCAGTTGCTGCACGAGAAAACCGGCACCGACCTGTCCCACGATGTCGAGTACCTGACCGCCAGTGCCCGCCTGCAGCTGCGTGAGAAATTCATGAACGCAGACGTGGGCGTCTCCGGCGTGAACTTCGCGGTGGCGGAAACCGGTACCCTCTGCCTGGTGGAAAACGAGGGCAACGGCCGGATGACTACCACCGTGCCGCCCTGCCACATTGCGGTTACCGGCATTGAAAAAGTGGTTCCGAACCTGGAAGACGTATCCGGCCTGCTCGCCCTGCTGACACGTTCGGCCACCGGCCAGCACATCACCACCTACTTCAACATGATCTCCGGCCCGCGCAAGCCCGGGGAACTCGACGGCCCGGAAGAGGTGCACGTGGTGCTGGTGGACAACGGCCGGTCGTCCATCTACCAGGACGATGAACTGCTGGACACCCTGCGCTGCATTCGCTGCGGCGCCTGCATGAACCACTGCCCCGTGTATACCCGTGTTGGCGGCCACACCTACGGCACCACCTACCCGGGCCCGATTGGCAGCATCCTGATGCCGCACCTGATCGGTCTGGACGAGGGCCAGCACCTTCCCACCGCTTCCAGCCTCTGTGGCGCCTGCGGTGAAGTCTGCCCGGTGAAAATCCCGATTCCGGACCTGCTGGTTCGCCTGCGCCAGGAATCCGTGGACGGCGACAAACTGCATCCGGCCAAGGTCCGTGGCCATGGCGCCAAGCGTGGTGCCATGGAAGCGATGATCTGGAAAGGCTGGAGCTGGATGCACGCGCGCCCCGGCGCCTACCGGTTCGGCACCAACATGGCGGCGCGTTTCCGCAAGCTCCAGCCGGGCCAGATAGGTGGCTGGACCCAGTACCGGACGGCGCCCAAACTCGCCCCGAAAACCCTCCACGAACGACTCAAGGAGCGCGGCCAGTGA
- a CDS encoding ComEA family DNA-binding protein, translating into MKRTSLFATLVLLFSLVTGFAHAEPAAININTADVATLAELTGVGQSKAEAIVAYRDANGPFTAPQDLANVKGIGERTIEKNAERLAVK; encoded by the coding sequence ATGAAACGAACTTCCCTTTTCGCAACCCTCGTTCTGCTGTTCAGCCTTGTTACGGGCTTTGCCCACGCCGAGCCGGCCGCCATCAACATCAACACCGCCGACGTCGCCACCCTGGCTGAACTGACGGGTGTCGGGCAAAGCAAGGCCGAAGCCATTGTGGCCTATCGCGACGCGAACGGCCCGTTCACGGCACCGCAGGATCTGGCCAACGTGAAAGGCATTGGCGAGCGCACCATCGAGAAGAATGCCGAGCGCCTCGCCGTGAAGTAA
- a CDS encoding (Fe-S)-binding protein, whose amino-acid sequence MVDPIKVYPPKPSKVYFFGTCLVDMFYPDAGMAGIQLLEREGIEVIFPQDQTCCGQPAFTSGYHDEARAVARAQLELFPEDWPIVVPSGSCGGMMRKHYPDLFRDTGHEVKAAEVAGRVWELTDFLLHVCHIKLDDLGEPTTVAMHTSCSARREMGVAEVGPKLLSQLENVNLVEQVRAEECCGFGGTFAIRHPEISGAMVSEKVDTLVNAGAKEFVTTDCGCLMNIDGYAEKNRKPLAGQHILSFLWERTNGKKGDPS is encoded by the coding sequence ATGGTTGATCCCATCAAGGTTTACCCACCCAAACCTTCCAAAGTTTATTTTTTCGGCACCTGCCTGGTGGACATGTTCTACCCGGACGCGGGTATGGCCGGCATCCAGCTGCTGGAGCGGGAAGGCATTGAAGTGATCTTCCCCCAGGACCAGACCTGCTGCGGCCAGCCCGCGTTCACCTCCGGCTACCACGACGAGGCCCGGGCCGTGGCCCGCGCCCAACTGGAGCTGTTTCCGGAGGACTGGCCTATCGTGGTGCCATCCGGCTCCTGTGGCGGCATGATGCGCAAACATTACCCGGACCTGTTCAGAGACACCGGGCACGAGGTCAAGGCCGCGGAAGTCGCCGGGCGGGTCTGGGAACTGACGGATTTCCTGCTGCACGTCTGCCACATCAAGCTGGACGATCTGGGTGAGCCCACCACCGTTGCCATGCATACCTCCTGTTCAGCGCGCCGGGAAATGGGCGTGGCCGAGGTCGGCCCCAAGCTGCTGAGCCAGCTCGAGAACGTGAACCTGGTGGAGCAGGTCCGGGCCGAAGAATGCTGTGGCTTCGGCGGCACCTTCGCCATCCGCCATCCGGAAATCTCCGGTGCCATGGTCAGTGAAAAGGTGGATACGTTGGTTAATGCCGGCGCGAAGGAATTTGTGACCACCGATTGCGGTTGCCTGATGAACATTGACGGGTATGCCGAGAAGAATCGGAAGCCCCTGGCGGGCCAGCACATCCTGAGTTTTCTGTGGGAGCGCACCAACGGCAAGAAAGGGGACCCATCATGA
- the urtD gene encoding urea ABC transporter ATP-binding protein UrtD → MSIFQELSDREHVFEFLTQVQSPVDVRHGPILYLDDVNVSFDGFKAINNLNLTIDDGELRCIIGPNGAGKTTMMDIITGKTRPDTGSVWFGSRHNLLTMNEPDIASLGIGRKFQKPTVFEALTVFENLELAMAADKRVFPTLTAIMKPEFRDRIDEVLEMIGLKELRDALAGILSHGQKQWLEIGMLLMQKPRLLLVDEPVAGMTEQEMERTAELLTSLAGKQSVVVVEHDMGFVRSIARKVTVLHQGSVLAEGSMDQVANDPEVIKVYLGEEA, encoded by the coding sequence ATGAGCATTTTTCAGGAGCTGAGTGACCGGGAACACGTGTTCGAGTTTCTCACCCAGGTGCAGTCGCCGGTAGACGTCCGCCACGGCCCGATCCTGTATCTGGACGACGTGAACGTGAGCTTCGACGGCTTCAAGGCCATCAACAACCTCAACCTCACCATTGACGACGGCGAGCTGCGCTGCATCATCGGCCCCAACGGCGCGGGCAAGACCACCATGATGGACATCATCACCGGCAAGACCCGCCCGGACACTGGCTCGGTGTGGTTCGGCAGCCGCCACAACCTGCTCACCATGAACGAGCCAGACATCGCCTCCCTCGGCATCGGCCGCAAGTTCCAGAAGCCCACGGTGTTCGAAGCCCTCACCGTGTTCGAAAACCTGGAACTGGCCATGGCGGCGGACAAGCGCGTGTTCCCCACGCTCACCGCGATCATGAAACCGGAATTCCGGGACCGCATCGACGAAGTGCTGGAAATGATCGGCCTCAAGGAGTTGCGTGACGCCCTGGCCGGCATCCTCTCCCACGGCCAGAAACAGTGGCTGGAGATCGGCATGCTGCTGATGCAGAAGCCGCGCCTGCTGCTGGTGGACGAGCCGGTCGCCGGCATGACCGAACAGGAAATGGAACGCACCGCCGAGCTGCTCACCAGCCTCGCGGGCAAGCAGTCCGTGGTTGTGGTGGAGCACGACATGGGCTTCGTGCGCTCCATCGCCCGCAAGGTCACCGTGCTGCACCAGGGCAGCGTGCTGGCGGAAGGCTCCATGGACCAGGTCGCCAACGACCCGGAAGTGATCAAGGTGTATCTCGGGGAGGAGGCGTGA
- the atzF gene encoding allophanate hydrolase, with amino-acid sequence MSTTGWTINDWKRAYHDGATPESLIGALLDSLDTGDNAWIARLDRNGLTKALTTLDALVAAAGGDKSALPLYGIPVAVKDNIDVAGFETTAACPEFAYRPETDATTVARLKAAGAIVIGKTNLDQFATGLVGTRSPYGAVANSFKPEVISGGSSSGSASVVARGLVPFALGTDTAGSGRVPAGLNNLVGLKPTKGLFSIKGVVPACRSLDCVSVFALTVNDAGDVAEVLSGFDPDDAFSRNLPESLPLNAPAIRRPGPIRRLAVPEHPNWFGDQQAEAAWHTALGQWRLQDIELVPMDFSPMLELAALLYEGPWVAERKAAVEDFMASHRDAMNPVVRGIINNADRFDATQTFKAQYRKEELLRHIDDLLAEVDGLLVPTAPTAPTIDAVNADPVVLNSQLGTWTNFVNLADLSALAVPAGFRDDGLPFGVTLVSGAWKDRELQHLACQWLNANPTPLGATGITRPEAHPATGSSTPLIQVAVVGAHLTGMPLNPQLTDRHAVLLEHTTTANAYRLFALAGTTPPKPGLKRVAQGEGRDIIVEVWEMTPAAFGSFIDLIPPPLGIGNVELADGRWVKGFICEGYALESARDITEFGGWRAFMDAS; translated from the coding sequence GTGTCGACAACAGGCTGGACCATTAATGACTGGAAACGGGCATACCACGATGGCGCAACTCCGGAGTCCCTGATCGGGGCCTTGCTGGATAGTCTCGATACCGGTGATAACGCCTGGATAGCCCGACTGGACCGGAATGGACTGACCAAAGCGCTGACGACACTCGACGCTCTTGTTGCGGCCGCCGGAGGCGATAAAAGCGCACTGCCGCTGTACGGCATTCCCGTAGCGGTGAAGGACAACATCGACGTGGCCGGCTTCGAGACCACCGCAGCCTGCCCGGAATTCGCCTATCGCCCCGAAACCGACGCCACCACGGTCGCCAGGCTCAAGGCCGCTGGCGCCATTGTCATTGGCAAGACCAATCTGGACCAGTTTGCCACCGGCCTGGTGGGCACACGGTCCCCTTATGGCGCCGTGGCCAACAGCTTCAAGCCCGAGGTGATCAGCGGCGGGTCCAGCTCCGGCTCGGCCTCGGTGGTGGCCCGGGGGCTGGTACCCTTTGCCCTCGGGACCGACACCGCCGGGTCCGGTCGCGTACCGGCCGGCCTGAACAACCTGGTCGGCCTCAAGCCCACCAAGGGGTTGTTCAGCATCAAGGGCGTCGTGCCAGCATGCCGCTCGCTCGACTGCGTCTCGGTGTTTGCGCTGACGGTGAACGATGCCGGCGACGTGGCCGAGGTGCTGTCGGGCTTTGATCCGGACGACGCGTTCTCTCGCAACCTGCCGGAAAGCCTGCCCCTGAATGCCCCGGCGATCCGCCGGCCGGGCCCGATACGGCGGCTGGCAGTCCCGGAGCACCCGAACTGGTTCGGGGATCAGCAGGCCGAGGCCGCCTGGCACACCGCCCTTGGCCAGTGGCGACTGCAGGATATCGAGCTGGTGCCCATGGATTTCAGCCCGATGCTGGAGCTGGCCGCGCTGTTGTACGAAGGCCCCTGGGTGGCGGAACGCAAGGCCGCCGTGGAGGACTTCATGGCCAGCCACCGCGACGCCATGAACCCGGTAGTAAGGGGCATCATCAACAACGCCGACCGGTTTGATGCCACCCAGACCTTCAAGGCCCAGTACCGCAAGGAGGAACTGCTGCGCCACATTGATGACCTGCTCGCCGAGGTGGACGGGCTTCTGGTGCCCACGGCCCCGACCGCGCCCACCATTGACGCCGTGAATGCCGACCCGGTGGTTCTCAACAGTCAGCTGGGCACCTGGACCAATTTTGTAAACCTGGCCGACCTCAGTGCCCTCGCAGTGCCCGCGGGCTTCCGCGACGATGGCCTGCCCTTTGGCGTTACCCTGGTCAGTGGCGCCTGGAAGGACCGGGAACTGCAGCACCTCGCCTGTCAGTGGCTCAACGCCAACCCGACGCCTCTCGGTGCCACCGGCATAACCCGGCCCGAAGCGCATCCGGCAACCGGCAGCTCCACGCCTCTGATCCAGGTCGCGGTGGTCGGCGCCCACCTCACCGGGATGCCCCTGAACCCGCAACTGACCGACCGCCATGCGGTGCTGCTGGAACACACCACCACGGCGAACGCCTATCGCCTTTTCGCCCTGGCGGGTACCACGCCGCCCAAGCCCGGCCTGAAACGGGTGGCCCAAGGCGAGGGTCGCGACATCATCGTTGAAGTCTGGGAAATGACACCGGCGGCTTTCGGCTCCTTTATCGACCTGATTCCGCCGCCGCTGGGCATCGGTAACGTCGAGCTGGCCGACGGCCGGTGGGTAAAAGGCTTCATCTGCGAGGGTTACGCCCTGGAGTCGGCCCGGGACATCACCGAGTTTGGCGGCTGGCGGGCGTTTATGGACGCCTCCTGA
- the urtB gene encoding urea ABC transporter permease subunit UrtB: protein MGILRSLSQLLLVCFLLWPALTQAQVEDTEAQQLLTALAESSFKEKKAVVNRIAESGDDRARGWLEAFASNKLGRIESSGQFIIVLENRGRDWTVESALTRENLGEVSRRDIDTIRVNNALRNELEGILSVIDLKSPDEDNRLSAARALKGSVDDTLAERLPELIDAEESESVQAALTEALAIYRVEEQGDVAAVATLSGSLNSEARAALQQAMRSDDPQLVSAAQTAMKSIEQKLKLNRAAETLYFGLSLGSVLVLAAIGLAITFGVMGVINMAHGELIMLGAYTTWGMQQLLPGQPGLALVLSIPAGFLVAALAGIAIERSVIQHLKGRPLETLLATFGVSLILQQLVRTVISPLNRTVITPDWMSGSVMINEALSLTLNRMYVIGFALVVFAGLMLIMRKTRLGLEVRAVTQNRAMARSMGIKATKVDILTFGLGSGVAGLAGVALSQITNVGPNLGQSYIIDSFMVVVFGGVGNLWGTLLAGLSLGTINQLLEPWAGAVLAKILVLVLIILFIQKRPKGLFPQKGRAAEG, encoded by the coding sequence ATGGGCATCCTCCGATCGCTCAGTCAGCTTCTGCTCGTCTGTTTTCTGCTCTGGCCCGCCCTCACGCAGGCCCAGGTGGAAGACACGGAAGCACAGCAACTGCTCACCGCCCTGGCGGAATCTTCCTTCAAGGAAAAAAAAGCGGTTGTTAACCGCATCGCCGAGAGTGGCGATGACCGCGCCCGGGGCTGGCTCGAAGCCTTTGCCAGCAATAAGTTGGGCCGCATCGAATCCAGCGGCCAGTTCATCATCGTGCTGGAAAACCGCGGCCGTGACTGGACCGTGGAAAGTGCGCTCACCCGCGAAAACCTCGGCGAAGTCTCCCGCCGCGACATCGACACCATCCGCGTCAACAACGCCCTGCGTAATGAGCTGGAAGGCATCCTGTCGGTGATCGATCTCAAGAGTCCCGATGAGGACAACCGTTTATCCGCCGCCCGCGCCCTCAAAGGCAGCGTGGACGACACCCTGGCCGAGCGCTTGCCGGAACTGATTGACGCCGAAGAGAGCGAGTCGGTTCAGGCGGCCCTGACCGAAGCGCTGGCCATTTACCGCGTGGAAGAGCAGGGCGATGTGGCCGCCGTGGCCACCCTCTCCGGCAGCCTCAACTCCGAAGCCCGCGCGGCACTCCAACAGGCCATGCGCAGCGACGACCCGCAGCTGGTCTCGGCCGCGCAAACCGCGATGAAAAGCATCGAACAGAAACTGAAACTGAACCGCGCCGCCGAGACCCTCTACTTCGGGCTCTCCCTCGGCTCGGTGCTGGTACTGGCCGCCATCGGCCTGGCCATCACCTTCGGCGTAATGGGCGTGATCAACATGGCCCACGGCGAGCTGATCATGCTCGGCGCCTACACCACCTGGGGCATGCAGCAACTGCTGCCGGGCCAGCCCGGTTTGGCGCTGGTGCTGTCCATTCCCGCCGGTTTCCTGGTAGCGGCGCTGGCCGGCATCGCCATCGAGCGCAGCGTGATCCAGCACCTCAAGGGCCGCCCGCTGGAAACCCTGCTGGCCACCTTCGGCGTCAGCCTGATCCTGCAACAACTGGTGCGCACGGTGATTTCACCGTTGAACCGCACCGTGATTACTCCGGACTGGATGAGTGGCTCGGTGATGATCAACGAAGCGCTGTCGCTCACCCTCAACCGCATGTACGTGATCGGCTTCGCCCTGGTGGTGTTCGCCGGCCTCATGCTGATCATGCGCAAGACCCGCCTCGGCCTGGAAGTCCGCGCCGTCACCCAGAACCGGGCCATGGCCCGCTCCATGGGCATCAAGGCCACCAAGGTGGACATCCTGACCTTCGGCCTGGGCTCCGGCGTGGCCGGCCTGGCCGGTGTCGCGCTGTCCCAGATCACCAACGTGGGCCCCAACCTGGGCCAGAGCTACATCATCGATTCGTTCATGGTGGTGGTGTTCGGCGGCGTGGGTAACCTCTGGGGCACCCTGCTGGCGGGCCTGTCCCTGGGCACCATCAACCAGCTGCTGGAACCCTGGGCGGGTGCCGTGCTTGCCAAGATCCTGGTGCTGGTCTTGATCATCCTGTTCATCCAGAAACGGCCGAAGGGGCTCTTCCCCCAGAAAGGCCGAGCCGCGGAGGGTTGA